In Alphaproteobacteria bacterium, one DNA window encodes the following:
- a CDS encoding nitrate reductase subunit alpha — protein sequence MSHFLDRLTFFTKTREPFADGHGITTTEGRGWEDAYRKRWQHDKIVRSTHGANCTGSCSWKIYVKGGIVTWETQQTDYPRTRPELPNHEPRGCSRGASYSWYLYSGNRVKYPLARSRLLRLWRQARATLSPVAAWASIVEDPKKRAAYTSKRGHGGFVRVGWDEVTEIVAAANAYTAKTYGPDRILGFSPIPAMSMVSYAAGSRYLSLIGGVSMSFYDWYCDLPPASPQTWGEQTDVPESADWYNAGFVILWGSNVPQTRTPDAHFYTEARYRGMKSAVICPDYSEASKFGDIWLSVKQGTDSALAMAMGHVILKECHVGRQVEYFRDYVRQYTDMPMLVRLVKRDGRYVPDRFVRASDFDASLGEANNPEWKTVAFDEKTGGIVVPRGSVGFRWGESGKWNLEEKDTAGNDTTLRLSLNDVADDVVDVGFPYFGGIEHDHFVSTSHDSVLNRLVAVKKLKLADGETLVATVRDLFVANYGVDGGLGGPNVAKSLDDDVPYTPAWAEKITGVPRDKIIQVAREFATNAEKTRGRSMVIIGAAMNHWYHADMNYRGVINMLAMCGCVGQSGGGWAHYVGQEKLRPQAGWAPLAFALDWGRPPRQQNSTSAFYAHTDQWRYETINVGDIVSPTAPEGSWDGSIIDYNVRAERMGWLPSAPQLQDNPLTIARAAAAAGMEPKDYVAQKLKSGDLRMSCEDPDNPRNWPRNMFVWRSNLLGSSGKGHEYFLKHLLGTTHGVMGKDLGEEGRARPTEVTWRDEAPQGKLDLLVTLDFRMSTTCVYSDIVLPTATWYEKNDLNTSDMHPFIHPLTSAVDPVWEARSDWEIYKSIAKAFSRVAPEVLGVEKDIVLTPIMHDSPGEIAQALEVREWKKGEVEPIPGRTMPNVAVVERDYPNTYQRFTALGPLMEKVGNGIKGIAWQTAHEVEHLKHLNGVVEDGPTKGLARIESDIDAAEVLLMLAPETNGEVAVKSWEALSKATGRAHAHLALPKEDEKIRFRDVVSQPRKIISAPTWSGLESEKVCYNAGYTNVHELIPWRTLTGRQQLYQDHRWMLAFGEGLCVYRPPVDLRTTKPMLGARPNGEKEIVLNFITPHQKWGIHSTYTDNLMMLTLSRGGPIVWLSEVDAAKAGIVDNDWVEAFNVNGALVARAVVSQRMKEGTIFMYHAQEKIVNVPGAETTGKRGGIHNSVTRAVLKPTHMIGGYAQQAWGFNYYGTIGTNRDEFVIVRKLVKVDWLERPHPDANREPLPSPGGGRCPEGGRGMSKTDTGGVEASPIRHAAQDAARHLPPPGEGKGKAGDVS from the coding sequence GTGTCGCATTTCCTCGACCGGCTGACCTTCTTCACCAAGACCCGCGAACCCTTCGCCGACGGCCACGGCATCACCACGACCGAGGGCCGCGGCTGGGAGGACGCCTATCGCAAGCGCTGGCAGCACGACAAGATCGTGCGCTCGACGCACGGCGCCAACTGCACCGGCTCGTGCTCGTGGAAGATCTACGTCAAGGGCGGCATCGTCACCTGGGAGACGCAGCAGACCGACTATCCGCGCACCCGGCCCGAGCTGCCCAACCACGAGCCGCGCGGCTGCTCGCGCGGCGCCAGCTACAGCTGGTACCTATACTCAGGCAATCGCGTGAAATATCCGCTGGCGCGCTCGCGCCTGCTGCGCCTGTGGCGCCAGGCGCGCGCCACGCTCTCGCCGGTGGCCGCCTGGGCCTCGATCGTCGAGGATCCGAAGAAGCGCGCCGCCTACACCAGCAAGCGCGGCCATGGCGGCTTCGTGCGCGTCGGCTGGGACGAGGTGACCGAGATCGTCGCCGCGGCCAACGCCTACACGGCGAAGACGTATGGCCCCGATCGCATCCTGGGCTTCTCGCCGATCCCGGCGATGTCGATGGTCTCCTACGCCGCCGGCTCGCGCTACCTGTCGCTGATCGGCGGCGTCAGCATGTCGTTCTACGACTGGTACTGCGACCTGCCGCCGGCCTCGCCGCAGACCTGGGGCGAGCAGACCGACGTGCCGGAGTCGGCCGACTGGTACAACGCCGGCTTCGTCATCCTGTGGGGCTCCAACGTCCCGCAGACGCGCACGCCCGACGCGCACTTCTACACGGAGGCGCGCTATCGCGGCATGAAGAGCGCGGTAATCTGCCCGGACTACTCCGAGGCCTCCAAGTTCGGCGACATCTGGCTGTCGGTGAAGCAGGGCACCGACTCGGCGCTGGCCATGGCGATGGGCCACGTGATCCTCAAGGAGTGTCACGTCGGCCGTCAGGTCGAGTACTTCCGCGACTACGTGCGCCAGTACACCGACATGCCGATGCTGGTGCGGCTGGTGAAGCGCGACGGCCGTTATGTGCCCGACCGCTTCGTGCGCGCCTCCGACTTCGACGCCTCCCTGGGTGAGGCAAACAATCCCGAGTGGAAGACGGTGGCCTTCGACGAGAAGACCGGCGGCATCGTCGTGCCGCGCGGCTCGGTCGGCTTCCGCTGGGGCGAGTCCGGCAAGTGGAATCTCGAGGAGAAGGACACGGCGGGCAACGACACCACCTTGCGGCTGTCGCTCAACGACGTCGCCGACGACGTGGTCGATGTCGGCTTTCCGTATTTCGGCGGCATCGAGCACGATCACTTCGTCTCGACCAGCCATGATAGCGTGCTCAACCGCCTGGTCGCGGTGAAGAAGCTCAAGCTGGCCGACGGCGAGACGCTGGTCGCCACCGTGCGCGACCTGTTCGTCGCCAATTACGGCGTCGACGGCGGGCTGGGCGGACCCAACGTCGCGAAGTCGCTTGACGACGACGTGCCCTACACGCCGGCCTGGGCCGAGAAGATCACCGGCGTGCCGCGCGACAAGATCATCCAGGTGGCGCGCGAGTTCGCGACCAACGCCGAGAAGACCCGGGGCCGCTCGATGGTGATCATCGGCGCGGCGATGAACCACTGGTACCACGCCGACATGAACTATCGCGGCGTGATCAACATGCTGGCGATGTGCGGCTGCGTCGGCCAGTCGGGCGGCGGCTGGGCGCATTACGTCGGCCAGGAGAAGCTCCGGCCGCAGGCCGGCTGGGCGCCGCTCGCTTTCGCGCTCGACTGGGGCCGCCCGCCGCGCCAGCAGAACTCGACCTCGGCTTTCTACGCCCACACCGACCAGTGGCGCTACGAGACCATCAATGTCGGCGACATCGTCTCGCCGACCGCGCCGGAAGGTTCGTGGGACGGCTCGATCATCGACTACAACGTGCGCGCCGAGCGCATGGGCTGGCTACCCTCGGCGCCGCAGCTGCAGGACAACCCGCTCACCATCGCCCGCGCCGCCGCCGCTGCCGGCATGGAGCCCAAGGACTACGTCGCGCAGAAGCTCAAGAGCGGTGACCTGCGCATGTCGTGCGAGGATCCCGACAACCCGAGAAACTGGCCGCGCAACATGTTCGTGTGGCGCTCCAATCTGCTGGGCTCCTCGGGCAAGGGCCACGAGTATTTCCTCAAGCACCTCTTGGGCACGACGCACGGCGTGATGGGCAAGGACCTCGGCGAGGAGGGCAGGGCCAGGCCGACCGAGGTGACGTGGCGCGATGAGGCGCCGCAGGGCAAGCTCGACCTGCTGGTGACGCTCGACTTCCGCATGTCGACGACCTGCGTCTACTCCGACATCGTGCTGCCCACAGCCACCTGGTACGAGAAGAACGACCTCAACACCTCGGACATGCATCCCTTCATCCATCCGCTGACCTCGGCGGTGGATCCGGTGTGGGAAGCCCGCAGCGACTGGGAGATCTACAAGTCGATCGCCAAGGCCTTCTCGCGCGTGGCGCCGGAGGTGCTGGGCGTCGAGAAGGACATCGTGCTCACCCCGATCATGCACGACAGCCCGGGCGAGATCGCCCAGGCGCTCGAAGTGCGCGAATGGAAGAAGGGCGAGGTCGAGCCGATTCCCGGCCGGACCATGCCCAACGTCGCGGTGGTCGAGCGCGACTATCCCAATACCTACCAGCGCTTCACCGCGCTCGGGCCGCTGATGGAGAAGGTCGGCAACGGCATCAAGGGCATCGCCTGGCAGACCGCGCACGAGGTCGAGCACCTCAAGCACCTCAACGGCGTCGTCGAGGACGGGCCGACCAAGGGGCTGGCACGCATCGAGAGCGACATCGACGCCGCCGAGGTGCTGCTGATGCTGGCGCCCGAGACCAACGGCGAGGTCGCGGTGAAGTCGTGGGAGGCGCTGTCGAAGGCGACCGGCCGCGCGCACGCGCATCTGGCGCTGCCCAAGGAGGACGAGAAGATCCGTTTCCGCGACGTCGTCTCGCAGCCGCGCAAGATCATCTCGGCGCCGACCTGGTCGGGGCTGGAGAGCGAGAAGGTCTGCTACAACGCCGGCTACACCAACGTCCACGAGCTGATCCCCTGGCGCACGCTGACCGGCCGCCAGCAGCTCTACCAGGACCATCGCTGGATGCTGGCGTTCGGCGAGGGGCTCTGTGTCTATCGCCCGCCTGTCGATCTTCGGACCACCAAGCCGATGCTGGGCGCCCGGCCCAACGGCGAGAAGGAGATCGTGCTGAACTTCATCACGCCGCACCAGAAGTGGGGCATCCATTCCACCTACACCGACAATCTGATGATGCTGACGCTCTCGCGCGGCGGGCCGATCGTCTGGCTGAGCGAGGTCGACGCGGCGAAGGCCGGCATCGTCGACAACGACTGGGTCGAGGCCTTCAACGTCAACGGCGCCCTGGTCGCCCGCGCCGTGGTCTCGCAGCGCATGAAGGAAGGCACGATCTTCATGTACCACGCGCAGGAGAAGATCGTGAACGTGCCGGGCGCGGAGACCACCGGCAAGCGCGGCGGCATCCACAACTCGGTGACCCGCGCCGTGCTCAAGCCGACGCACATGATCGGCGGCTACGCCCAGCAGGCCTGGGGCTTCAACTACTACGGCACGATCGGCACCAACCGCGACGAGTTCGTCATCGTGCGCAAGCTGGTGAAGGTCGACTGGCTCGAACGACCGCATCCCGACGCAAATCGTGAACCTCTACCTTCCCCCGGAGGGGGAAGGTGCCCGGAGGGCGGAAGGGGGATGTCGAAGACGGACACCGGAGGTGTTGAGGCATCCCCCATCCGTCACGCCGCGCAAGACGCGGCGCGCCACCTTCCCCCTCCGGGGGAAGGTAAGGGCAAGGCAGGAGATGTGTCATGA
- a CDS encoding MFS transporter, whose translation MSTLAFTVCFAVWTIFSIIGVQIKKDLGLSDTQFGLLVGTPILVGSLIRLILGIWADQYGGRVVYTGVMIAAAVATWLLTFAHDYPTFLLAALGVGIAGGSFAVGIAYVSRWYEQGKQGTALGIFGAGNVGAAVTKFVAPFVMVAWGWQSVAEIWAIALAATAVIFWFTTKDDPQLAARRKAGIKPEPISAMLEPLRNVQVWRFSLYYFFVFGAFVALALWLPRYLIGVYGLDIVTAGMIGAAYSIPASLFRIYGGVLSDKFGARRVMYWTFGVSVAACFVLAYPPTQYIVKGITGPIVFTLEMGLVPFTVMTFVLGFFMSLGKAAVYKHIPVYYPKHVGAVGGVVGLVGGLGGFVLPIAFGLLNDLTGIWTSCFMLLFLVVAVSLVWMHVSIRAMEREKIGEALDKLPELPEMQPIHGPEHVGKLSGKTLEDWRPEDRNFWEEKGRRIARRNLAISIPALLLSFAVWMVWSVVVAKLPSIGFTYTTDQLFWLAALPGVSGATLRIFYSFTVPIFGGRLWTTVATWSLILPAAGIGYAVQNPATPYWIFLVLALLCGFGGGNFASSMSNISFFFPKAEKGNALALNAGLGNLGVSVVQFIVPVIITAGVFGFLGGEPQVAREASGESLMWLQNAGFIWVPFIAASAFAAWFGMNDIASAKASFAEQSVIFQRKHNWIMCWLYTGTFGSFIGYSAGFPLLAKVTFPDVNALKYAFLGPLVGAVARSMTGWVSDRWGGGRVTFWVFIVMTLGAAGVVWFIGERNFAGFFACFLLLFCATGVGNASTFQMIPAIMRKDMDRLMPQAALETRRVQGEKESAAIIGFTSAIAAYGAFFIPKSFGSSIAATGTPMLALYGFIAFYVSCIAVTWFFYTRRGGLLFDVERKAPAAATAAVPAQ comes from the coding sequence ATGAGCACCCTGGCCTTCACCGTGTGCTTCGCGGTGTGGACGATCTTCTCGATCATCGGAGTGCAGATCAAGAAGGACCTCGGGCTGAGCGACACGCAGTTCGGCCTGCTGGTCGGCACGCCGATCCTGGTCGGCTCGCTGATCCGCCTGATCCTCGGCATCTGGGCCGACCAGTATGGCGGCCGCGTCGTCTATACCGGCGTGATGATCGCCGCCGCGGTGGCGACCTGGTTGCTGACCTTCGCCCACGACTACCCGACCTTCCTGCTCGCCGCGCTGGGCGTGGGCATCGCCGGCGGCTCCTTCGCCGTCGGCATCGCTTATGTCTCGCGCTGGTACGAGCAGGGCAAGCAGGGCACGGCGCTGGGCATCTTCGGCGCCGGCAATGTCGGCGCCGCGGTCACCAAGTTCGTGGCGCCCTTCGTCATGGTCGCCTGGGGCTGGCAGAGCGTTGCCGAGATCTGGGCAATCGCGCTGGCGGCGACGGCCGTCATTTTCTGGTTCACCACGAAGGACGATCCGCAGCTCGCCGCGCGGCGCAAGGCGGGCATCAAGCCCGAGCCGATCTCGGCCATGCTCGAGCCGCTGCGCAACGTCCAGGTCTGGCGCTTCTCGCTCTACTACTTCTTCGTCTTCGGCGCCTTCGTGGCGCTGGCCCTGTGGCTGCCGCGCTACCTGATCGGCGTCTACGGTCTGGACATCGTCACCGCCGGCATGATCGGCGCGGCCTACTCGATCCCCGCCAGCCTGTTCCGCATCTATGGCGGCGTGCTGTCCGACAAGTTCGGCGCGCGGCGCGTGATGTACTGGACCTTCGGCGTCTCGGTCGCGGCCTGCTTCGTGCTCGCCTATCCGCCGACGCAGTACATCGTCAAGGGCATCACCGGTCCGATCGTCTTCACGCTCGAGATGGGCCTGGTGCCGTTCACCGTGATGACCTTCGTGCTGGGCTTCTTCATGAGCCTGGGCAAGGCGGCCGTCTACAAGCACATCCCGGTGTACTACCCCAAGCATGTCGGCGCCGTGGGCGGCGTCGTCGGCCTGGTCGGCGGCCTGGGCGGCTTCGTGCTGCCGATCGCCTTCGGCCTGCTCAACGACCTGACAGGCATCTGGACGAGCTGCTTCATGCTGCTCTTCCTCGTCGTCGCCGTGTCGCTGGTGTGGATGCACGTGTCGATCCGCGCCATGGAGCGCGAGAAGATCGGCGAGGCGCTGGACAAGCTGCCCGAGCTGCCCGAGATGCAGCCGATCCACGGGCCCGAGCATGTCGGCAAGCTGTCGGGCAAGACGCTCGAGGACTGGCGGCCCGAGGACCGCAACTTCTGGGAGGAGAAGGGCCGGCGCATCGCGCGGCGCAACCTCGCGATCTCGATCCCGGCCCTGCTGCTGTCATTCGCGGTTTGGATGGTGTGGTCGGTGGTGGTCGCCAAGCTGCCGTCGATCGGCTTCACGTACACCACCGACCAGCTCTTCTGGCTGGCGGCGCTGCCCGGCGTATCCGGCGCGACCTTGCGCATCTTCTACTCCTTCACCGTGCCGATCTTCGGCGGCAGGCTGTGGACGACGGTCGCCACCTGGTCGTTGATCCTGCCCGCCGCCGGCATCGGCTATGCCGTGCAGAACCCGGCGACGCCGTACTGGATCTTCCTCGTGCTGGCGCTGCTCTGCGGCTTCGGCGGCGGCAATTTCGCCTCCTCGATGTCGAACATCTCCTTCTTCTTCCCCAAGGCGGAGAAGGGCAACGCGCTGGCGCTCAACGCCGGGCTGGGCAATCTCGGCGTCAGCGTCGTGCAGTTCATCGTGCCGGTGATCATCACCGCCGGCGTCTTCGGCTTCCTCGGCGGCGAGCCGCAGGTCGCGCGCGAGGCCTCGGGCGAGAGCCTGATGTGGCTGCAGAACGCCGGCTTCATCTGGGTGCCGTTCATCGCCGCCTCGGCCTTCGCCGCCTGGTTCGGCATGAATGACATCGCCTCGGCCAAGGCCTCGTTCGCCGAGCAATCGGTGATCTTCCAGCGCAAGCACAACTGGATCATGTGCTGGCTCTACACCGGCACCTTCGGCTCGTTCATCGGCTACTCGGCGGGCTTCCCGCTGCTCGCCAAGGTGACGTTCCCCGACGTCAACGCGTTGAAGTACGCCTTCCTCGGCCCGCTGGTCGGCGCCGTCGCGCGCTCGATGACCGGCTGGGTGTCCGACAGGTGGGGCGGCGGGCGCGTCACCTTCTGGGTGTTCATCGTCATGACCCTGGGCGCGGCGGGCGTCGTCTGGTTCATCGGCGAGAGGAACTTCGCCGGCTTCTTCGCCTGCTTCCTGCTGCTGTTCTGCGCCACCGGCGTGGGCAACGCGTCGACCTTCCAGATGATCCCCGCGATCATGCGCAAGGACATGGACCGGCTGATGCCGCAGGCGGCGCTCGAGACGCGGCGCGTGCAGGGCGAGAAGGAGTCGGCGGCAATCATCGGCTTCACCTCGGCGATCGCGGCCTATGGCGCCTTCTTCATCCCCAAGAGCTTTGGCTCCTCGATCGCGGCCACCGGCACGCCGATGCTGGCGCTGTATGGCTTCATCGCCTTCTACGTCAGCTGCATCGCCGTGACTTGGTTCTTCTACACCCGCAGGGGCGGCCTGCTGTTCGACGTCGAACGCAAGGCGCCGGCCGCGGCCACCGCCGCCGTGCCGGCGCAGTGA
- a CDS encoding cyclic nucleotide-binding domain-containing protein, whose translation MGALLAPCFVQTLPKGTSLCVQGETPQFLHVVLSGAVGLFGEGQREEMLVEFFGPGDSFILAAALLDAPYLLTARLLEQGRILLWPAAAFRAQVRANGALAYGAALQSSTYWRTLIGQIKDLKLLSAIERLSAMLLALAPARTGSATVTLPGGRRLIAGRLGITPQSLSRAFAALRQAGVSGDGREVFIADLERLRDLVPPAQPGS comes from the coding sequence TTGGGCGCGCTCCTGGCGCCGTGCTTCGTCCAGACCCTGCCCAAGGGCACTTCACTTTGCGTGCAGGGGGAAACGCCGCAATTCCTGCACGTCGTGCTGTCTGGTGCCGTCGGCCTGTTCGGCGAGGGTCAGCGCGAGGAAATGCTGGTCGAGTTCTTCGGGCCCGGCGACAGCTTCATCCTGGCCGCCGCCCTGCTCGACGCGCCCTATCTGCTCACTGCGCGACTGCTGGAGCAGGGCCGCATCCTGCTGTGGCCGGCCGCTGCCTTCCGCGCGCAGGTGCGTGCCAATGGCGCGCTCGCCTACGGCGCGGCGCTGCAATCGTCGACCTACTGGCGAACCCTGATCGGCCAGATCAAGGACCTCAAGCTGCTGTCGGCGATCGAAAGGCTCTCGGCCATGCTGCTGGCGCTGGCGCCGGCGCGCACCGGCAGCGCCACCGTCACACTGCCGGGCGGCCGGCGCCTGATCGCCGGCCGGCTGGGCATCACGCCGCAGAGCCTGTCGCGCGCCTTCGCCGCCCTGCGGCAGGCCGGCGTCAGCGGCGATGGCCGCGAGGTCTTCATCGCCGACCTCGAACGCCTGCGCGACCTGGTGCCGCCGGCCCAGCCGGGCTCCTGA
- a CDS encoding arsenate reductase translates to MKKARAWLDGRGVAYAFHDYKASGIERARLQGWAQQVGWERLLNRAGTTFRKLPDREREGLDEGRAIALMLAQPAMIKRPVLEIGDRLLVGFKPDEYARSVGQRT, encoded by the coding sequence ATGAAGAAGGCGCGCGCCTGGCTGGACGGCCGGGGCGTCGCCTATGCCTTCCACGACTACAAGGCGTCGGGCATCGAGCGCGCGCGGCTGCAGGGCTGGGCGCAGCAGGTCGGCTGGGAGCGGCTGCTGAACCGTGCCGGCACGACCTTCCGCAAGCTACCGGACAGGGAACGCGAGGGGCTCGACGAGGGCCGGGCGATCGCGCTGATGCTGGCGCAGCCGGCGATGATCAAGCGGCCGGTGCTCGAGATCGGCGATCGGCTGCTGGTCGGCTTCAAGCCCGACGAATACGCCCGAAGTGTTGGCCAGCGGACCTGA
- a CDS encoding terminase small subunit: MTDDFEDTTSPATVPTMTPRQRRFVEEYLIDLNASQAFVRAGYSPTHTRRSAWRLMQNPAVRAAIEAGRHRLAAACKVSAERVIAEYVRVAFASVHDYLDISEDGSVRLDLTKMPPEHLAAIADFRLEEEEPKSPDGRRVRRLRIKLASKLHALDSLSRHLALFAGRPASRVHPKDAETEAGRDLAAELREAQERVANWHSRFPGES, encoded by the coding sequence ATGACCGACGATTTCGAAGACACCACCTCCCCTGCCACCGTGCCGACGATGACGCCGCGCCAGCGGCGCTTCGTCGAGGAGTACCTGATCGACCTCAATGCCTCGCAGGCCTTCGTCCGTGCCGGCTACTCGCCGACCCATACGCGGCGCTCGGCCTGGCGGCTGATGCAGAATCCGGCGGTGCGCGCCGCGATCGAGGCCGGCCGGCACCGGCTCGCCGCCGCCTGCAAGGTCAGCGCCGAGCGGGTGATTGCAGAGTACGTGCGAGTCGCCTTCGCCTCGGTGCACGACTACCTCGACATCAGCGAGGACGGCAGCGTGCGGCTCGACCTGACCAAGATGCCGCCCGAGCACCTCGCGGCGATCGCCGATTTCCGCCTCGAGGAAGAAGAGCCGAAGTCGCCAGACGGCCGGCGCGTGCGGCGCCTGCGCATCAAGCTGGCCTCGAAGCTGCACGCCCTCGATTCGCTGTCGCGCCATCTCGCCCTGTTCGCCGGGCGCCCGGCCAGCCGCGTGCACCCCAAGGACGCGGAAACGGAGGCAGGCCGCGACCTGGCGGCCGAACTGCGCGAGGCGCAGGAGCGCGTCGCCAATTGGCACAGCCGCTTCCCAGGGGAGTCCTGA
- a CDS encoding terminase codes for MAPPVPATSEPERQLRDAIRSYAHDPLGFVRFAFPWGRKGSALSWGTGPRAWQEAVLVEIGQRLQANTAMGDSEPVRIAVASGHGIGKSALMAWIKLWALATFEDSVSMITANTDQQLRTKTWPQVVKWFNLMNCRHWFSLTETAIVSRLPGHARIWRGDRVTWNAHNTEAFAGLHNLRKRIVLLFDEASTIADPIWDVAEGALTDEGTEIVWIVFGNPTQADGRFRACFGKYRERWSGRQIDSRSVPGINQAQIARWVQEHGEDSDFVRVRVRGEFPQVGSQQFIAPGVVEAARRRAVIVQPHEPLVMGVDVARHGDDRTAIVFRRGRDARTIAPIRMRVADLMQVAGRVAFEARTHQVDAIFVDMGMGAGVVDRLGQMGVPDVFGIEFGAAADGARGVDNFTGSHANRRAQMWDNLRTWLADAAIPDDAELADDLVGPQYGFNGRDQIQLERKQDMKKRGLASPDLADALALTFAWKVLPRAVAERRATSPGAGRVAVEYDPFVGI; via the coding sequence ATGGCGCCGCCCGTTCCCGCGACCTCCGAGCCGGAGCGCCAGTTGCGCGACGCGATCCGGAGCTATGCGCACGACCCGCTGGGCTTCGTGCGCTTCGCCTTTCCCTGGGGCAGGAAGGGCTCGGCGCTGTCCTGGGGCACCGGCCCGCGCGCCTGGCAGGAGGCGGTGCTGGTGGAGATCGGCCAGCGCCTGCAGGCCAACACCGCGATGGGCGACAGCGAGCCGGTGCGCATCGCCGTCGCCTCCGGCCACGGCATCGGCAAGTCGGCGCTGATGGCCTGGATCAAGCTGTGGGCGCTGGCGACCTTCGAGGATTCGGTGAGCATGATCACCGCCAACACCGACCAGCAGCTCCGGACCAAGACCTGGCCGCAGGTAGTGAAGTGGTTCAACCTGATGAACTGCCGGCACTGGTTCAGCCTGACCGAGACGGCAATCGTCAGCCGCCTGCCGGGCCACGCCAGGATCTGGCGCGGCGATCGCGTTACCTGGAACGCGCACAATACCGAGGCCTTCGCCGGTCTGCACAACCTGCGCAAGCGCATCGTGCTGCTGTTCGACGAGGCCAGCACCATCGCCGACCCGATCTGGGACGTGGCCGAGGGCGCCCTGACCGACGAAGGCACGGAGATCGTCTGGATCGTCTTCGGCAATCCGACGCAGGCCGACGGCCGCTTCCGCGCGTGCTTCGGCAAGTACCGCGAGCGCTGGAGCGGGCGGCAGATCGACAGCCGCTCGGTACCCGGCATCAATCAGGCGCAGATCGCGCGCTGGGTGCAGGAACACGGCGAGGACAGCGACTTCGTGCGCGTGCGCGTACGGGGCGAGTTCCCGCAGGTGGGCTCCCAGCAGTTCATCGCCCCCGGCGTGGTCGAGGCGGCGCGCAGGCGCGCGGTGATCGTCCAGCCGCACGAGCCCCTGGTGATGGGCGTCGACGTCGCACGCCATGGCGACGACCGCACCGCGATCGTCTTCCGCCGCGGCCGCGACGCGCGCACCATCGCGCCGATCCGCATGCGGGTGGCCGACCTGATGCAGGTGGCGGGGCGCGTCGCCTTCGAGGCGCGCACGCACCAGGTCGACGCGATCTTCGTCGACATGGGCATGGGCGCCGGCGTGGTCGACCGGCTGGGCCAGATGGGTGTGCCGGACGTCTTCGGCATCGAGTTCGGTGCCGCCGCCGACGGCGCCCGCGGCGTCGACAATTTCACCGGCAGCCACGCCAACAGGCGCGCCCAGATGTGGGACAATCTGCGCACCTGGCTGGCCGACGCAGCGATCCCCGACGACGCCGAACTGGCCGACGACCTGGTCGGCCCGCAATACGGCTTCAACGGCCGCGACCAGATCCAGCTCGAGCGCAAGCAGGACATGAAGAAGCGCGGCCTCGCCTCGCCCGACCTTGCCGACGCGCTGGCCCTGACCTTCGCCTGGAAGGTGCTGCCGCGCGCCGTGGCGGAGCGCCGGGCCACCAGCCCCGGCGCCGGCCGCGTCGCCGTCGAGTACGACCCGTTTGTCGGGATCTAG